A window of Mucilaginibacter paludis DSM 18603 contains these coding sequences:
- the galB gene encoding beta-galactosidase GalB has protein sequence MKSSTLKPLILNTFLIQLISTRNRIGARVLLLVMILLRFPCDAQKKAIITNEGRERISLNHGWRFMRYQDKGDELIYDERPVVFDRKDDVVADSKPSQKPLLAGTSEKVLKKWILPTANDFIKDESKHYVRPAGDPGSNFPFVQLGFNDKSWEKVDLPHDWAVKGPFYKEANAIVGGGMGRLPIQGIAWYRRKIGIPIADRGKNIYLEIEGAMSYAMVWLNGHLVGGWPYGYNSFRLDLTPYIKFGLDNQIAIRLDNPPNSSRWYPGSGLYRNVWLTKTNAVQIAQWGTCITTSDISKSSAVVNLDVNIENKADYDEQVKVLTDIYSLDNQYQKVKKISSFPLSIVNVNHHNKYLVKSELLLNNPALWQPLPTQKPNLYAAVTRLYTNNRLVDTYETRFGIRDIRFDPVKGVIVNGKAVKIQGVNQHHDLGALGAAFNYRAAERQLELLREMGCNAIRLSHNPPAPELLDITDKMGFLVINEIFDCWEQGKTPLDFHLIFPDWSEADTRSFIRRDKNHPSIIAWSFGNEVGEQYTATEGATIARRLSAIVKDEDPTRPATASMNYAKPDMPFPAVMDILSLNYQGEGIRDAPAYAKLKGIRTAPLYPAFHDKFPGKLIISSETASTLSTRGTYIFPVTSDFSAPVSDTTGGDAQNQYVSAYELYTAQFGASPDKVFASQDKHPFVCGEFVWSGWDYLGEPTPYYGARSSYSGIIDLAGFKKDRFYLYQARWRPDLRFAHILPHWNWLGREGKITPVHIFSSADEAELFLNGRSLGRKKRVEYQYRFRWDDVKYEPGELKVLTYKHRLLWATETLKTAGQPVRLGLRADRRKIKDDGADLAFITVKVLDKDGNIVPIANNKIVFSISGPAEIVATDNGDPADLVAFPSKERKALSGMALVIVRSLKKAAGKFELKAEAENLGSAKIVLSTSANLLDVRHQKITKGIKR, from the coding sequence ATGAAATCTTCGACCTTAAAACCATTGATTCTAAATACTTTTCTTATCCAACTTATTTCTACGAGAAATAGGATTGGGGCAAGGGTCTTGCTATTGGTTATGATATTGCTCCGTTTTCCATGTGATGCACAAAAAAAAGCGATCATAACAAACGAGGGCAGAGAAAGGATCAGTTTAAATCATGGCTGGAGATTCATGCGTTATCAAGACAAAGGTGATGAACTGATCTATGATGAACGCCCTGTTGTTTTTGATCGCAAAGATGACGTTGTGGCCGATAGTAAACCATCACAAAAACCTCTCCTTGCGGGTACTTCCGAAAAAGTATTAAAGAAGTGGATACTCCCCACCGCAAACGATTTTATTAAAGACGAGTCAAAGCATTACGTAAGGCCGGCGGGTGATCCAGGGAGCAATTTCCCCTTTGTACAGCTGGGATTTAATGACAAAAGCTGGGAGAAAGTAGATCTTCCTCATGACTGGGCTGTTAAAGGACCATTCTACAAAGAAGCCAATGCGATAGTGGGCGGAGGAATGGGAAGATTACCAATCCAAGGTATTGCCTGGTATAGGAGGAAGATCGGCATACCAATAGCTGATCGTGGAAAAAATATTTATCTGGAAATAGAAGGAGCAATGTCTTATGCTATGGTTTGGTTAAACGGACACCTGGTCGGCGGGTGGCCTTACGGTTACAATTCTTTCAGACTCGACTTAACTCCTTACATCAAATTTGGATTAGACAACCAAATCGCAATAAGACTGGATAATCCGCCCAACTCATCAAGATGGTATCCCGGCAGCGGATTGTATAGAAATGTTTGGCTTACTAAAACTAATGCTGTTCAGATAGCTCAGTGGGGCACTTGTATCACTACATCGGATATTTCTAAATCTTCGGCCGTTGTCAATCTGGATGTGAACATTGAAAATAAGGCTGATTATGATGAACAAGTAAAAGTATTAACTGATATTTATAGTTTGGATAATCAGTATCAAAAGGTGAAAAAGATAAGCAGTTTCCCTTTGTCGATTGTTAATGTGAACCATCATAATAAGTATTTGGTTAAAAGCGAATTGTTGCTGAACAACCCCGCTTTATGGCAGCCTTTACCCACACAAAAACCCAACTTATATGCGGCTGTTACCCGTTTATACACAAATAATAGGTTGGTTGATACCTACGAAACGCGGTTCGGAATCAGAGACATCAGGTTTGATCCTGTTAAAGGTGTAATTGTAAATGGAAAAGCTGTAAAAATACAGGGAGTTAATCAGCATCACGATCTTGGAGCTCTTGGAGCAGCATTTAATTACAGGGCGGCTGAAAGGCAACTGGAATTACTACGTGAAATGGGATGTAACGCGATCAGGTTATCTCATAATCCTCCGGCCCCCGAGCTATTGGACATCACTGACAAAATGGGCTTTTTAGTCATAAATGAAATTTTTGACTGTTGGGAACAAGGCAAAACGCCATTAGATTTTCACCTGATCTTCCCGGATTGGTCTGAGGCGGATACAAGGTCGTTTATCAGAAGAGATAAAAATCACCCTTCAATTATTGCCTGGAGCTTTGGTAATGAGGTTGGCGAGCAGTACACGGCAACAGAAGGTGCAACAATAGCCCGGAGATTGAGTGCTATAGTTAAAGACGAGGACCCGACCAGGCCAGCTACCGCTTCGATGAATTATGCCAAACCGGATATGCCATTCCCCGCCGTTATGGATATTCTTTCACTAAATTACCAGGGCGAAGGGATCAGGGATGCACCGGCCTATGCCAAGCTAAAGGGAATTAGAACAGCCCCCTTATATCCAGCATTTCATGATAAATTCCCGGGAAAACTAATCATCAGTAGTGAAACGGCATCCACGCTAAGTACACGCGGAACATATATATTTCCAGTAACTAGTGATTTTAGCGCACCTGTAAGTGATACTACCGGAGGTGATGCTCAAAACCAATATGTAAGTGCCTATGAATTGTATACAGCTCAATTTGGGGCTTCGCCCGATAAAGTATTTGCGTCACAGGATAAGCACCCTTTTGTATGTGGAGAGTTTGTTTGGTCCGGCTGGGATTATTTAGGTGAGCCGACCCCGTATTACGGGGCCAGAAGTTCTTATTCCGGTATCATAGATCTTGCCGGTTTTAAAAAAGACAGATTTTACCTCTATCAGGCGCGCTGGCGGCCCGATCTTCGTTTCGCTCATATTTTACCTCATTGGAATTGGCTAGGAAGGGAAGGTAAAATCACTCCCGTGCATATTTTTTCTTCGGCCGATGAAGCCGAATTGTTTCTTAACGGTAGATCATTGGGGCGTAAAAAAAGAGTGGAATATCAATACCGGTTCAGATGGGATGACGTTAAATATGAACCTGGTGAACTCAAAGTGTTAACTTATAAGCATAGGTTGCTTTGGGCAACCGAAACCCTAAAAACCGCAGGGCAGCCGGTTCGTTTAGGACTAAGGGCTGACCGAAGGAAAATAAAGGATGATGGCGCTGACCTTGCTTTTATCACTGTAAAAGTTTTGGATAAGGATGGGAACATCGTACCTATAGCCAATAATAAAATTGTTTTCTCTATATCCGGACCAGCAGAAATCGTTGCAACAGATAACGGTGATCCAGCTGACCTCGTCGCCTTCCCGTCAAAGGAACGAAAAGCATTAAGCGGCATGGCGTTGGTTATAGTAAGATCATTAAAAAAAGCGGCAGGCAAGTTTGAATTGAAGGCGGAAGCTGAAAATCTGGGTTCAGCTAAGATCGTCTTATCAACAAGCGCTAATTTACTAGATGTAAGACATCAAAAAATAACTAAGGGAATTAAGAGGTAA
- a CDS encoding glycoside hydrolase family 140 protein, translating to MKKRALTGWLTFIMLTTLTARAQFAVSPLTISPNHRYFRTDGKPFFWLGDTGWLLFSKLDRASAEQYLETRSKQGFNVIQAMVIHDIAEVNCYGDSALIDQKIAHPKITPGNDFNKNKEYDYWDHIDWIISKAQEKGLYVALVPIWGGVVKGKRITPEQGRNYADFLAKRFGSRPNIIWMNGGDIAGNIYENTWRAIGSALHEADPNHLITFHPRGRTQSSTWFQDADWLSFNCFQSGHRTYSQDVSKEDLKYGEDNWRYVKADYEKTPVKPTLDAEPSYENIPYGLHDTKLPKWTDADVRRYGYWSVFAGACGYTYGNNDVMQMHLPGDKKPAYGSKEYWYTSINSPGAQQMIFLKKLILSRPYEERVPDQSMIAGQQGLQYDHLLATRGKKFAFIYTYNGREMLINGDKLLGQKLRAAWFNPRTGETINIGVFSKQTSMHFKPPGEKRNGNDWVLVLDSI from the coding sequence ATGAAGAAAAGAGCGTTGACAGGTTGGTTGACCTTTATTATGCTGACTACGCTGACCGCCCGTGCGCAATTCGCGGTTAGCCCACTCACCATTTCACCTAACCACAGATACTTTCGTACAGACGGAAAGCCTTTTTTCTGGCTTGGGGATACCGGTTGGTTATTATTTTCAAAACTGGATCGTGCAAGTGCGGAGCAATATTTGGAAACAAGGAGCAAACAGGGGTTTAATGTTATTCAGGCAATGGTAATACATGATATCGCCGAAGTAAATTGCTATGGCGACTCTGCCTTAATTGATCAAAAAATTGCGCATCCCAAGATTACTCCGGGTAACGATTTTAATAAAAACAAAGAATATGATTATTGGGATCACATAGACTGGATCATCAGTAAAGCACAAGAAAAAGGTTTGTATGTTGCTTTAGTACCGATATGGGGAGGTGTGGTAAAGGGTAAACGCATTACGCCCGAGCAAGGACGTAATTACGCTGACTTCCTGGCTAAAAGGTTTGGAAGCAGGCCAAATATCATTTGGATGAACGGAGGGGATATTGCAGGAAATATTTATGAAAATACCTGGAGAGCAATTGGATCAGCACTGCACGAAGCCGATCCCAATCATTTGATTACATTTCATCCCAGAGGACGGACACAATCCTCAACCTGGTTTCAGGATGCAGACTGGTTGAGTTTTAACTGTTTCCAGTCTGGACACCGAACTTATTCGCAGGATGTATCCAAAGAAGATCTAAAATATGGTGAAGACAACTGGCGGTATGTAAAAGCAGATTACGAAAAAACACCTGTTAAGCCGACGCTTGATGCAGAGCCGTCTTATGAAAATATCCCGTATGGTTTACATGATACGAAACTACCCAAATGGACAGACGCGGACGTCCGGAGGTACGGATATTGGTCGGTTTTTGCGGGTGCCTGTGGGTATACGTACGGAAACAACGACGTGATGCAAATGCATCTTCCCGGAGATAAAAAACCGGCCTATGGTTCAAAAGAATATTGGTACACCTCCATCAATAGCCCCGGAGCCCAGCAAATGATCTTCTTAAAGAAACTGATCCTATCCAGGCCATACGAAGAACGCGTACCTGATCAGTCTATGATTGCGGGACAGCAAGGACTGCAATATGATCATCTTTTGGCTACACGTGGTAAAAAATTTGCTTTCATCTACACTTATAATGGCAGGGAGATGCTCATCAATGGAGATAAACTTCTGGGACAAAAGTTACGTGCTGCGTGGTTTAACCCCAGAACAGGTGAAACGATAAACATTGGTGTCTTCAGTAAACAAACTTCAATGCATTTTAAGCCTCCCGGTGAAAAAAGAAATGGCAACGACTGGGTGCTTGTTCTCGATTCCATTTAA
- a CDS encoding MGH1-like glycoside hydrolase domain-containing protein: MKSIRNFLSSFCLLLYTGVTFAQIPDSIKTNISIIRQQVFSDYKGMFRKPVGILHQPFITPGSNAYANDLWDWDSWLSNIALRQILEDHGSAGDKSEAVMYERGCILNYLDNTGFDGYMPILIAKNSDPAKMKPANIYRTNMHKPVIAQHAAFLTKINHGDAEWLREKFSLMQAFINNYESHHRNRATGLYYWQDDLAIGTDNDPSTFFRPNGSSGSIFLNCLMYKELNAMVYLAGCLKLTDIAAEYSKDAENLKLAVQKNCWDEKDGYFYSVDLNLKPVTEQPTTIFGQEMILHSGFPRNYDCLIQRIGTWSGFMAMWAGIATPEQAKRMVVENLEDKRTFNAQYGIRTLSKLEKMYSVRASNNPSNWLGPIWGISNYMTFRGLVKYGFKDQAKQLAFKTIMLFGKDYKKNAALHEYYEPDTGEPILNKGFQNWNYLVINMIDYINGEPVIEEF; encoded by the coding sequence ATGAAATCTATCAGAAATTTTTTAAGCTCTTTCTGTCTGCTCTTATATACAGGAGTTACTTTCGCTCAGATCCCTGACAGTATCAAAACTAATATCTCGATCATTCGGCAGCAAGTCTTTAGTGATTATAAGGGGATGTTTAGAAAACCGGTTGGCATACTGCATCAACCGTTTATTACTCCGGGGAGTAATGCCTATGCTAACGATCTCTGGGATTGGGACTCCTGGCTAAGTAATATTGCGTTACGACAAATTTTAGAGGATCACGGTTCTGCAGGTGATAAAAGCGAGGCTGTTATGTACGAACGGGGTTGTATCCTTAATTATCTTGATAACACCGGGTTTGACGGTTACATGCCGATCCTGATCGCCAAAAATTCCGATCCCGCTAAAATGAAGCCGGCAAATATTTACAGGACTAATATGCATAAACCTGTGATCGCACAGCACGCGGCATTTCTGACCAAAATTAACCATGGCGACGCGGAGTGGCTCCGTGAAAAGTTTAGTCTGATGCAAGCCTTTATTAATAATTATGAATCCCATCACCGTAATCGCGCAACCGGCTTATATTACTGGCAGGACGACCTTGCTATCGGAACAGACAATGACCCTTCAACATTTTTCAGGCCTAACGGAAGCTCGGGTTCAATCTTCTTGAATTGCCTGATGTATAAGGAGTTGAATGCGATGGTCTACTTGGCCGGTTGCTTGAAACTGACCGATATCGCAGCAGAATATAGTAAAGATGCAGAAAACCTTAAACTAGCCGTCCAAAAAAACTGCTGGGATGAAAAGGACGGTTATTTTTATTCTGTTGACTTGAATTTGAAACCCGTGACAGAACAACCTACAACAATTTTTGGACAAGAGATGATTTTACACAGCGGATTTCCGCGTAATTATGATTGCCTGATACAAAGAATAGGCACATGGTCAGGCTTTATGGCGATGTGGGCCGGAATTGCCACTCCAGAGCAGGCTAAACGTATGGTTGTAGAAAACTTGGAAGACAAGCGAACTTTTAACGCGCAGTACGGTATACGTACGCTATCTAAGCTGGAAAAAATGTACAGTGTTCGGGCCAGTAACAACCCATCTAACTGGTTGGGACCGATTTGGGGTATTTCCAATTATATGACCTTCCGGGGACTGGTCAAATACGGATTTAAAGATCAGGCAAAACAGCTGGCATTCAAAACAATTATGCTTTTTGGAAAGGATTATAAAAAGAACGCAGCCCTTCATGAGTATTACGAACCAGACACAGGCGAACCGATATTAAACAAAGGTTTCCAAAACTGGAACTACCTAGTTATCAATATGATTGATTACATAAACGGAGAGCCCGTAATAGAGGAATTTTAG
- a CDS encoding RagB/SusD family nutrient uptake outer membrane protein, whose protein sequence is MKRVYRKFFQVSVLTAFALTGCKKILDETPRATFTPDFFKTQAGVQGGITSLYGHLRYMYGNGYFINSNEAGTDEETWAQLADLNTKNIDFSGVGTVNPQTDNSGIVWNNNFPDINTASGVIENGAAVGISDALIAEARFFRSFDYFLLVQTFGGVPLDLGAGELKFNTSTARTSKRNTVPEVYTKAIFPDLLIAIDKLPTAPRVVGGVTKNVARLYLAKAYLTYGWWLQNPNNIPTYPDVARTDPAGHDAAYYFNQAYTVAAAGIESPTPYSLQASFYDVNVATNDRNNEVMLFADHTQSSAQYNGGDLSYSSGGFSTDNFASWFQQWNYTTITSSKTNSSWSGYSSVQRAATQPLGRPWTLLAPPQGVFKVTFADKLNDSRYDGTFVTRYRCNLKEAGYTGTTLYNANYLPIGEGDAVLSFLNDDVGGVDYTNSVYKSSVGAGVLPGRADFVIEPSNISRICYPGNFKLGPYRTDNNGGLGSPNGSSTRPFPVAKFSELFFIAAEAAVKGAATRAISGSYANDGTARGLINVIRARAGRWRFDNGNQVAKVQDNSAAIIAATPASIDINYILAERSREYFGEGYRWFDLVRTQKWTELSSSFVIAGKTNPNDWNDHTVGTFTRTILPMNYLKPIPQSQLDGLDMSPVDKKAYQNPGYN, encoded by the coding sequence ATGAAACGAGTATATAGAAAGTTCTTTCAAGTATCAGTGTTAACTGCATTCGCCCTAACCGGGTGCAAGAAGATCCTGGACGAAACGCCGCGCGCTACTTTTACGCCGGATTTCTTTAAAACACAAGCAGGAGTCCAGGGAGGTATCACCTCTCTTTATGGTCACCTGCGTTATATGTACGGCAACGGCTATTTTATTAATTCGAATGAAGCCGGTACAGACGAGGAAACTTGGGCTCAACTTGCCGACCTGAACACCAAGAACATCGATTTTTCGGGTGTAGGAACGGTAAATCCTCAAACCGACAATTCGGGCATTGTATGGAACAATAACTTTCCTGATATCAATACGGCCAGTGGCGTAATTGAAAACGGTGCAGCGGTCGGTATTTCGGATGCACTGATCGCAGAAGCCAGATTTTTTAGATCTTTCGATTATTTCCTCTTGGTGCAAACATTTGGCGGTGTGCCACTTGACCTGGGTGCGGGAGAATTAAAATTCAATACTTCTACAGCAAGGACGTCTAAACGAAATACCGTACCCGAAGTGTATACTAAGGCCATTTTTCCAGATCTCCTGATAGCGATCGACAAACTGCCCACTGCGCCACGCGTTGTCGGTGGTGTAACTAAGAACGTTGCTCGTCTCTATCTTGCCAAAGCTTATTTGACTTATGGCTGGTGGCTGCAAAATCCCAATAATATCCCAACTTATCCGGATGTAGCTAGGACCGACCCTGCCGGGCACGATGCTGCATATTACTTCAACCAAGCCTATACGGTTGCCGCAGCGGGTATAGAATCGCCAACTCCTTATAGTTTGCAAGCCAGTTTTTATGATGTAAACGTCGCCACAAACGACCGGAACAATGAAGTGATGTTGTTCGCGGATCACACACAATCCAGCGCGCAATATAATGGAGGCGACTTGAGCTACAGTTCAGGAGGATTTAGTACTGACAATTTTGCTTCATGGTTTCAGCAATGGAACTATACTACGATTACAAGCAGTAAAACAAATAGCAGCTGGAGCGGTTATAGTTCAGTGCAGCGTGCGGCAACACAACCTTTAGGTCGCCCATGGACCCTTTTGGCACCTCCTCAAGGTGTATTTAAAGTGACCTTTGCGGACAAGCTTAATGATTCGCGATATGATGGAACCTTTGTTACCCGGTATCGCTGTAATTTAAAAGAGGCTGGTTACACGGGTACTACGCTCTACAATGCTAATTACCTGCCAATAGGCGAAGGTGATGCTGTTCTCAGCTTTTTGAATGATGATGTGGGTGGTGTAGATTACACCAATTCCGTGTATAAAAGTTCTGTAGGTGCAGGTGTTTTACCTGGCAGGGCAGATTTTGTCATTGAGCCAAGTAATATTAGTCGGATATGTTACCCTGGCAACTTTAAACTGGGACCTTACCGTACCGACAATAACGGTGGTTTAGGTTCGCCAAACGGTAGCAGTACACGTCCGTTCCCGGTGGCTAAGTTCTCGGAGTTGTTTTTTATTGCCGCAGAAGCCGCTGTGAAGGGTGCCGCTACCAGGGCAATCAGTGGATCATATGCTAACGATGGAACCGCAAGAGGGCTAATTAATGTTATCCGCGCCCGTGCAGGCCGATGGCGCTTTGACAATGGGAACCAGGTAGCTAAAGTCCAGGACAACAGTGCGGCAATTATAGCAGCCACACCTGCTTCAATTGATATCAACTATATTCTTGCCGAAAGGAGCCGTGAATACTTCGGTGAAGGTTACCGCTGGTTCGATTTAGTCCGCACACAAAAATGGACAGAGTTAAGCAGCTCTTTCGTAATCGCAGGTAAAACCAACCCTAACGATTGGAACGATCACACCGTTGGAACATTTACACGTACAATCCTACCAATGAATTACCTCAAACCAATTCCTCAATCACAGTTAGACGGATTGGATATGAGTCCTGTAGATAAAAAGGCCTATCAAAATCCGGGTTACAATTAA
- a CDS encoding alpha-L-rhamnosidase-related protein → MKRTFTLIVFFIILLITDSALAQKATWIYYPGDFDIWLGNKMQNRRTDRGAFLPVLWKMDSHYVLVEFHKDFDVPATEEVKLYVEGMYNVKVDGQAFVGYPKSITVPSGHHKVSLKVYCQDRVPAIFVQGKTIVSDDSWLVTFEDKEWIDATGKVSDKSGTTYLNAGAWNFNDPLSPPSKFSLPTVPQHAMSSDKKANSFFLDFGKETFGFVKLHGLKGKGKLHIYYGESKEEAQSVDHCETLDELMINESAKKDSVMELSKALRYVNVQFDSGVSVDSVSMLYEYAPLTQRGAFRCSDEEINKIYDISKYTLQLATREFFIDGIKRDRWIWSGDAYQSYAMNYYSFFDSPTVTRTILALRGKDPVTSHINTIMDYTFYWFLSINDYYQYTGDKTFIKQFYPRMQTLMDYCLSRRDKNGMMAGLPGDWLFIDWADGLSKQGELSFEQLLFCRSLETMAICAKLNNDNEGAAKYQALADELKAKIFKLYWNEQKHALVHSLIDDKQSDNVTRYTNMFAIFFNYFNEQQKQDVKKNVLLNNNIQKITTPYMRFYELEALCAMGEQGYVLKQMKDYWGGMLKLGATSFWEEYNPDKKGAEVYAMYGRPFGKSLCHAWGASPIYLLGKYYLGVKPLTAGYSTWVAEPNLGGLKWMEGTVPTPEGNIKMYCSNTHIKIKGENGTGTLRIKSKSKPSCKDASVISKGNHIYELIITKDKAYNITYTEL, encoded by the coding sequence ATGAAAAGGACATTTACCTTGATCGTATTCTTCATTATCCTTTTAATTACTGATAGCGCTCTTGCTCAAAAAGCCACATGGATATACTACCCCGGCGATTTTGATATTTGGCTGGGCAACAAGATGCAGAACCGACGTACAGATCGTGGTGCGTTTTTACCAGTGCTTTGGAAAATGGATAGCCATTATGTTTTGGTAGAGTTCCATAAAGATTTTGACGTACCAGCAACAGAAGAGGTTAAACTTTATGTTGAAGGAATGTATAATGTAAAGGTTGATGGACAGGCCTTTGTGGGCTATCCTAAGAGTATCACTGTTCCTTCAGGTCATCACAAGGTGAGTTTAAAAGTTTATTGTCAGGATAGGGTACCAGCAATATTTGTTCAAGGGAAAACTATAGTATCCGACGATAGTTGGCTGGTTACTTTTGAAGATAAAGAGTGGATTGATGCCACGGGCAAGGTATCTGATAAATCGGGAACAACTTACCTGAACGCTGGTGCATGGAATTTTAACGATCCTTTATCACCCCCGTCTAAATTCAGTTTGCCAACTGTACCGCAACATGCCATGAGTAGCGATAAAAAAGCCAACTCGTTCTTTTTAGATTTTGGTAAAGAAACTTTTGGCTTTGTTAAATTACATGGTTTAAAAGGGAAAGGTAAGCTGCATATTTATTACGGTGAGTCGAAGGAAGAAGCACAGTCGGTGGATCATTGCGAAACTTTGGATGAATTGATGATTAACGAATCTGCCAAAAAGGATTCTGTAATGGAGTTGTCAAAAGCATTACGATATGTAAATGTTCAGTTTGATTCAGGTGTTTCTGTTGATTCTGTATCAATGCTTTATGAGTATGCGCCGTTAACCCAACGCGGGGCTTTCAGATGCTCTGATGAGGAAATCAATAAGATCTATGATATTTCTAAGTACACCCTTCAGTTAGCCACACGCGAGTTTTTTATCGATGGGATAAAAAGGGATCGGTGGATATGGTCGGGCGATGCTTACCAGAGTTATGCGATGAATTACTATTCATTTTTTGATTCGCCAACAGTAACCCGTACTATTTTGGCTTTGCGCGGAAAAGATCCTGTAACGAGCCATATCAATACCATAATGGATTATACTTTTTATTGGTTTTTGAGCATTAACGATTATTACCAGTATACAGGCGATAAAACCTTTATTAAGCAGTTTTACCCGCGTATGCAAACGCTAATGGATTATTGCTTATCGCGGCGGGATAAAAATGGCATGATGGCCGGCTTACCAGGTGATTGGCTGTTTATTGACTGGGCAGATGGTTTAAGCAAACAAGGGGAGTTGAGTTTTGAGCAGTTGTTATTCTGCCGTAGTTTAGAAACTATGGCTATCTGCGCCAAGCTCAACAACGATAACGAAGGAGCCGCTAAATACCAGGCCTTAGCTGATGAGTTGAAAGCTAAGATATTTAAACTGTACTGGAACGAGCAAAAACATGCGTTGGTGCATAGCTTAATTGATGATAAGCAAAGCGATAACGTTACCCGTTATACTAACATGTTTGCCATTTTTTTTAACTACTTTAACGAGCAGCAAAAGCAGGATGTAAAGAAAAACGTGTTGCTGAACAATAATATCCAGAAGATAACAACACCGTACATGCGCTTTTACGAGCTTGAGGCGCTTTGCGCAATGGGCGAGCAGGGTTATGTATTAAAGCAAATGAAAGATTACTGGGGCGGTATGTTAAAGCTTGGTGCTACGTCTTTTTGGGAAGAGTATAATCCGGATAAAAAGGGCGCTGAGGTTTACGCTATGTATGGTCGTCCGTTCGGTAAAAGCCTTTGTCATGCATGGGGTGCAAGCCCAATATACCTGTTAGGTAAATATTATCTGGGTGTAAAGCCTTTAACGGCAGGATACTCCACATGGGTAGCCGAACCTAATTTAGGTGGTTTGAAATGGATGGAAGGCACTGTGCCGACACCAGAAGGAAACATCAAAATGTATTGCAGTAACACGCATATTAAAATTAAAGGAGAAAATGGCACAGGAACTTTACGTATAAAAAGCAAATCGAAACCAAGCTGTAAAGACGCTTCTGTTATATCAAAAGGTAATCATATATATGAACTAATAATCACTAAGGATAAAGCCTATAATATTACCTATACCGAACTATAA